From the genome of Constrictibacter sp. MBR-5:
GGTTCTGATAGGCGGCACGGCCGATCATCACCCCGTCGACGTGCGCCGCCTGCGCCTCGGCCGCGTCCAGGTCGAGGACGCCGCCGTTGATGTCGATCCGCAGGTCCGGCCGCTCCGCCTTCAGCCGGTGCACGTCGGCATAGCGCAGCGGCGGCACCTCGCGGTTCTGCTTGGGGCTCAGGCCCTGCAGCCACGCCTTGCGCGCATGCACGACGAAATGATCGCAGCCGGCTTCCGCGACGATGTCGACGAAACGGCGCAGGTCCTCGTAAGCGTCGCGGTCGTCGATGCCGATGCGGCACTTCACGGTGACGGGCAGCGCCGTGACGGCGCGCATCGCGGCTATGCCGCGCGCCACCAAGTCCGGCTCGCCCATCAGGCAGGCGCCGAACGTCCCGCGCTGCACCCGGTCGGACGGACAGCCGCAGTTCAGGTTGAAGCCGTCATAGCCGTAGCCTTCGCCGATCCGCACCGCCTCGGCCAGATCCGCCGGATCGCTGCCGCCCAGCTGCAGCACCACCGGCTGCTCCTCGGCGTGCCGGCCGAGCAGCCGGTCGCGGTCGCCGTGAAGCACGGCGCCGGTCGTCACCATCTCGGTATAAAGCACCGCATGCCGGCTGAGACGGCGATGGAAGAACCGGCAATGCCGGTCCGTCCAGTCCATCATCGGCGCTACGGAAATCGTCGGTGCGTTCATCCTCGGTCGGCTCGGCACTCTCGTGTGGCTGCGGCTTGGCCGATATGGGAAGATCCGGGCGGTTCGCCAGCCCCACCCCCTCGGCAGGTACGGCGCGCACGCTACACCATCCCGAGAAGCGATGCCGATGCCGCAATCCCTGCCGAATATCGCCTTCGACGCCACCTGCCCGATCCTCAGGATCTTCGACGTGGCGAAAGC
Proteins encoded in this window:
- the dusA gene encoding tRNA dihydrouridine(20/20a) synthase DusA yields the protein MNAPTISVAPMMDWTDRHCRFFHRRLSRHAVLYTEMVTTGAVLHGDRDRLLGRHAEEQPVVLQLGGSDPADLAEAVRIGEGYGYDGFNLNCGCPSDRVQRGTFGACLMGEPDLVARGIAAMRAVTALPVTVKCRIGIDDRDAYEDLRRFVDIVAEAGCDHFVVHARKAWLQGLSPKQNREVPPLRYADVHRLKAERPDLRIDINGGVLDLDAAEAQAAHVDGVMIGRAAYQNPYILAGVDQRFHGEPAPAPEREAVVEAMLPYIAAELSAGTRLSAITRHMLGLFQGRPGARAWRRHLSENAHRPGAGVDVVTDALAKAVRGQERMAA